From a single Kitasatospora azatica KCTC 9699 genomic region:
- a CDS encoding dipeptidase, which translates to MTASDLATAVRALMPRAQRELAELVAFPSIADPELGLEQECRAAARWVAEALRAEGLTDVRLLDTPDGTQSVYGELLGLPDAPTVLLYAHYDVQPELDAAAWTSPPFELTERDGRWYGRGAADCKGNILMHLTALRALRELGGGTLPVNLKVIVEGSEEQGTGGMEKYALGAPELLLADAIVIGDVGNFAAGLPTATASLRGITEAEIEIRTLAGNLHSGQFGGAAPDALAALIKVLGTLYDEQGATAITGLPADQTWPGVSYPEDRFRADAKVLDGVQLIGGGEIADRLWARPAVTVVGIDVPSVLGSTSSVQATARAKVSLRVPPGMDVDAAQAALLEHLKDAAPWHVDVRVTALASGSPFSAETAGPAYEALGAAMHEAYGVEMVVSGEGGSIPLCNTLRNLYPKAEIVLIGVEEPGCQIHAVDESLDPSELEKMALAEALFLRDYPKVWGR; encoded by the coding sequence ATGACCGCTTCCGATCTCGCCACCGCCGTCCGTGCCCTGATGCCCCGTGCCCAACGGGAGCTGGCCGAGCTGGTGGCCTTCCCGTCGATCGCCGACCCCGAACTCGGTCTGGAGCAGGAGTGCCGGGCTGCCGCCCGATGGGTGGCCGAGGCGCTGCGCGCCGAGGGCCTGACGGACGTTCGGCTGCTCGACACGCCGGACGGCACCCAGTCCGTCTACGGCGAACTGCTGGGCCTGCCCGACGCGCCGACGGTGCTGCTCTACGCGCACTACGACGTGCAGCCGGAGCTGGACGCCGCGGCCTGGACCAGCCCGCCGTTCGAGCTGACCGAGCGCGACGGCCGCTGGTACGGGCGCGGCGCGGCGGACTGCAAGGGCAACATCCTGATGCACCTGACGGCCCTTCGGGCGCTGCGCGAACTCGGCGGCGGCACGCTGCCGGTCAATCTCAAGGTGATCGTCGAGGGCTCGGAGGAGCAGGGCACCGGCGGGATGGAGAAGTACGCGCTCGGCGCCCCCGAGCTGCTGCTGGCCGACGCCATCGTGATCGGCGACGTCGGCAACTTCGCCGCCGGCCTGCCCACGGCGACCGCCTCGCTGCGCGGGATCACCGAGGCGGAGATCGAGATCCGCACGCTGGCGGGCAACCTGCACTCGGGCCAGTTCGGCGGCGCCGCCCCCGATGCGCTGGCCGCGCTGATCAAGGTCCTCGGCACGCTCTACGACGAGCAGGGCGCCACCGCCATCACGGGCCTGCCGGCCGACCAGACCTGGCCGGGCGTCAGCTACCCCGAGGACCGCTTCCGCGCCGACGCCAAGGTGCTGGACGGCGTGCAGCTGATCGGTGGCGGCGAGATCGCCGACCGGCTCTGGGCCCGCCCGGCGGTCACCGTGGTGGGCATCGACGTGCCCTCGGTGCTCGGCTCGACCTCCTCGGTGCAGGCCACGGCCCGGGCGAAGGTCAGCCTGCGGGTGCCGCCGGGCATGGACGTGGACGCCGCGCAGGCCGCGCTGCTGGAGCACCTGAAGGACGCGGCGCCGTGGCACGTGGACGTCCGGGTGACCGCCCTGGCGAGCGGCTCGCCGTTCAGCGCCGAGACCGCCGGCCCGGCCTACGAGGCGCTGGGCGCCGCGATGCACGAGGCGTACGGGGTGGAGATGGTGGTGTCCGGCGAGGGCGGCTCGATCCCGCTCTGCAACACCCTGCGCAACCTCTACCCGAAGGCCGAGATCGTGCTGATCGGGGTCGAGGAGCCGGGCTGCCAGATCCACGCCGTGGACGAGAGCCTCGACCCCTCCGAGCTGGAGAAGATGGCCCTGGCCGAGGCGCTCTTCCTGCGCGACTACCCGAAGGTCTGGGGCAGGTAG
- a CDS encoding NUDIX hydrolase translates to MIVWVNGTFGAGKTSACRELLELLPDSTLYDPELVGHALCELLPAQRLAEVTDFQDLPAWRRLVPEVAAALLSEVPGTLVVPMTLLREEYRDEIFGALAARGLPVHHFVLHAEETILRARIAAGEEVPGDPVASERVRRWRFDHLPEYQAAREWLHRDAHVLDTAELTPRQVAETLAALVKEGTARCPIVRSSTTPGDTVAAAVLLFDEQDRVLLVDPVYKPAWEFPGGVVERGEAPTTAAVREAAEELGLRLEPGALRLLAVDWEPRTGDHRGGMRLVYDGGRLTAGQRAALRLPPDELRDWRFVTLGEAERLLSPGRYRRLAGALEARPTGTPRYLEAGLPAAQGVGGG, encoded by the coding sequence GTGATCGTATGGGTCAACGGGACGTTCGGGGCGGGCAAGACCAGTGCCTGCCGGGAACTGCTCGAGCTGCTGCCGGACAGCACGCTCTATGATCCGGAGCTGGTCGGCCACGCGCTGTGCGAGCTGCTGCCGGCCCAGCGGCTGGCCGAGGTCACCGACTTCCAGGACCTGCCGGCCTGGCGAAGACTGGTACCCGAGGTGGCGGCGGCCCTGCTGAGCGAGGTGCCGGGCACGCTGGTGGTGCCGATGACCCTGCTGCGCGAGGAGTACCGGGACGAGATCTTCGGCGCCCTGGCAGCCCGCGGACTGCCGGTGCACCACTTCGTGCTGCACGCTGAGGAAACGATCCTGCGTGCGAGGATCGCGGCCGGCGAGGAGGTCCCGGGCGACCCGGTGGCCAGCGAGCGGGTCCGTCGCTGGCGCTTCGACCACCTCCCGGAGTACCAGGCAGCGCGGGAGTGGCTGCACCGCGACGCCCATGTGCTCGACACCGCCGAGCTGACCCCGCGCCAGGTCGCCGAGACGCTGGCCGCGCTGGTCAAGGAGGGCACCGCCCGCTGCCCGATCGTGCGCAGCAGCACCACCCCCGGGGACACCGTGGCGGCCGCCGTGCTGCTCTTCGACGAGCAGGACCGGGTGCTGCTGGTCGACCCCGTCTACAAGCCCGCCTGGGAGTTCCCCGGCGGGGTGGTCGAACGCGGCGAGGCGCCGACCACCGCCGCGGTCCGCGAGGCCGCCGAGGAGCTGGGCCTGCGCCTGGAGCCGGGAGCGCTTCGGCTGCTCGCGGTGGACTGGGAGCCGCGGACGGGTGACCACCGCGGCGGTATGCGGCTGGTCTACGACGGCGGTCGGCTGACCGCGGGTCAGCGCGCGGCGCTCCGGCTGCCGCCGGACGAGCTGCGGGACTGGCGGTTCGTCACCCTGGGGGAGGCCGAGCGGCTGCTGTCGCCGGGCCGCTACCGCCGCCTGGCCGGAGCCCTCGAAGCCCGGCCCACCGGCACTCCGCGCTACCTGGAGGCGGGGCTTCCGGCGGCGCAGGGGGTGGGCGGAGGCTGA
- a CDS encoding DUF4184 family protein: MPFTFSHPVAVLPLLRGLRGRGPLVASALVAGSMAPDLPFFAASWQPELYRGGTLTHRWWAVPTVDVALAAVLVGGWHLALRRPLLGLLPPRWAAPAEAVTARRRTGWGTGRASGRATGYPAGRRAGYRAGHVTGPAGVAAFALSAAIGAASHVGWDEFTHPGRAGGRLLPVLERRVGAVPLCVVAQYGGSAVALVGLLRYLDRELREVRELPAPDDAPAPAPPILPQPVRRAAVLLAAGLGAAHRVARARRLRRADGGGGHPSLIADLCFGGGAGVVTGAALLALADRLGNRRYLPQTFG; encoded by the coding sequence ATGCCGTTCACCTTCAGCCACCCCGTCGCCGTGCTCCCGCTGCTGCGCGGACTGCGCGGGCGCGGGCCGCTGGTGGCATCCGCCCTGGTGGCCGGGTCGATGGCGCCGGACCTGCCGTTCTTCGCGGCCTCCTGGCAGCCCGAGCTGTACCGGGGCGGCACGCTGACGCACCGTTGGTGGGCGGTCCCCACGGTGGACGTCGCGCTGGCGGCCGTGCTGGTCGGCGGCTGGCACCTGGCGCTGCGCCGCCCGCTGCTCGGACTGCTGCCGCCGCGCTGGGCCGCCCCCGCCGAGGCGGTCACCGCGCGCCGCAGGACCGGGTGGGGGACGGGGCGCGCGAGCGGGCGTGCGACCGGCTACCCGGCCGGGCGCCGGGCCGGATACCGGGCCGGGCACGTCACCGGGCCGGCCGGTGTCGCCGCGTTCGCGCTCTCCGCGGCGATCGGCGCCGCCAGCCACGTCGGCTGGGACGAGTTCACCCACCCCGGCCGGGCCGGCGGCCGACTGCTGCCGGTGCTGGAGCGGCGGGTCGGCGCCGTCCCGCTCTGCGTGGTCGCCCAGTACGGCGGCTCGGCGGTCGCACTGGTCGGCCTGCTGCGCTACCTGGACCGCGAACTGCGTGAGGTGCGCGAGCTGCCGGCGCCGGACGACGCCCCCGCACCCGCGCCGCCCATCCTCCCGCAGCCCGTCCGGCGCGCCGCGGTGCTGCTCGCCGCCGGGCTCGGCGCGGCCCACCGGGTGGCCCGCGCCAGGCGGCTCCGCCGCGCCGACGGTGGCGGTGGGCACCCGAGCCTGATCGCCGACCTGTGCTTCGGCGGTGGCGCCGGGGTGGTCACCGGCGCCGCTCTGCTGGCGCTCGCCGACCGGCTCGGCAACCGTCGCTACCTGCCCCAGACCTTCGGGTAG
- a CDS encoding geranylgeranyl reductase family protein, whose product MQDAADERAADPLSGIWDVVVVGAGPAGASAAHAAAAQGRRVLLLDKAEHPRYKTCGGGIIGPSRDSLPPDFKIPFQDRVHAVTFALNGRFTRTRRSKRMLFGLVNRTEFDLRLVDAAQQAGAVLVTGVTATGVEQQGGADRRTVAVTLADGRSVQARAVVGADGSASRIGRHVGVTFDQIDLGLEAEIPVPERVIRSWEGRIHLDWGPLPGSYGWVFPKTDSGTLTVGVISARGDGELTKRYLADYIRRLGLAGFAPAIESGHLTRCRAEDSPLSRGRVLVAGDAAGLLEPWTREGISYALRSGRLAGEWAVQVAEAAGPSDVRRQALNYAFAVKAGLGVEMRAGKVMLEAFERRPHLFHLAVCAIGPAWRAFAQTTQGHTTFAQILRQYSAARRLAALASR is encoded by the coding sequence GTGCAGGATGCCGCCGATGAGCGTGCCGCCGATCCGCTGAGTGGGATCTGGGACGTGGTGGTGGTGGGTGCCGGGCCGGCCGGCGCCTCGGCCGCACACGCCGCGGCCGCTCAGGGCCGGCGGGTGCTGCTGCTGGACAAGGCCGAGCACCCCCGCTACAAGACCTGCGGCGGTGGGATCATCGGACCGTCCCGGGACAGTCTGCCGCCGGACTTCAAGATCCCGTTCCAGGACCGGGTGCACGCCGTCACCTTCGCGTTGAACGGGCGGTTCACCCGGACCCGGCGTTCCAAGCGGATGCTCTTCGGACTGGTCAACCGGACCGAGTTCGACCTGCGGCTGGTCGACGCGGCCCAGCAGGCGGGCGCGGTGCTGGTCACCGGCGTGACCGCGACCGGCGTCGAGCAGCAGGGCGGCGCGGACCGGCGGACGGTGGCCGTCACCCTCGCCGACGGACGCTCGGTGCAGGCCCGCGCGGTGGTCGGGGCGGACGGCAGCGCCAGCCGGATCGGGCGGCACGTCGGGGTGACCTTCGATCAGATCGACCTCGGCCTGGAGGCCGAGATCCCGGTGCCCGAGCGGGTGATCCGGTCCTGGGAAGGGCGGATCCACCTGGACTGGGGGCCGCTGCCCGGCAGTTACGGGTGGGTCTTCCCGAAGACCGACTCGGGCACGCTGACCGTCGGCGTGATCTCGGCGCGCGGGGACGGCGAGCTGACCAAGCGCTACCTGGCCGACTACATCCGCCGGCTGGGCCTGGCCGGCTTCGCGCCGGCCATCGAGTCCGGCCACCTGACCCGCTGCCGCGCGGAGGACTCGCCGCTCTCCCGGGGCCGGGTGCTGGTCGCCGGTGACGCCGCCGGCCTGCTGGAGCCGTGGACCCGCGAGGGCATCTCGTACGCGCTGCGCTCCGGACGGCTGGCGGGGGAGTGGGCGGTGCAGGTCGCCGAGGCGGCCGGGCCGAGCGACGTGCGGCGCCAGGCGCTCAACTACGCGTTCGCCGTGAAGGCCGGCCTGGGCGTGGAGATGCGGGCCGGCAAGGTGATGCTGGAGGCCTTCGAGCGGCGCCCGCACCTGTTCCACCTGGCGGTCTGCGCGATCGGCCCCGCCTGGCGCGCCTTCGCCCAGACCACCCAGGGGCACACCACCTTCGCCCAGATCCTGCGCCAGTACAGCGCCGCCCGCCGGCTGGCTGCGCTGGCTTCGCGGTAG
- a CDS encoding DUF1707 and FHA domain-containing protein, producing MTALEPRTDAAPSGLLDRPSEADRDRALEMLRESAGDGRLSHDTFMRRMELVLTARSRTELDAVLADLPSDGPLARAVLRTVGRLSAFTVRLRNAWRTERLPGLTLPQLGPQALRIGRAPGSDLRLADTSVSRSHAELRRETHGWVLYDLGSTNGTHVNGHRVTGGVPVHPGDQVAFGNLAFRLAAG from the coding sequence ATGACCGCACTCGAGCCCCGCACTGACGCGGCGCCATCCGGCCTGCTCGACCGGCCTTCCGAGGCCGACCGCGACCGGGCGCTCGAGATGCTGCGGGAGAGCGCGGGCGACGGCCGGCTCTCCCATGACACCTTCATGCGCCGGATGGAGCTGGTCCTGACCGCGCGCAGCCGCACCGAACTGGACGCGGTCCTCGCCGACCTGCCCAGCGACGGCCCACTGGCCCGCGCGGTGCTGCGCACGGTCGGCCGCCTCTCCGCGTTCACCGTCCGCCTGCGCAACGCCTGGCGCACCGAGCGCCTCCCCGGACTGACCCTCCCTCAGCTGGGCCCGCAGGCCCTGCGAATCGGCCGCGCCCCCGGCTCCGACCTGCGGCTGGCCGACACCTCGGTCTCCCGCTCACACGCCGAACTTCGCCGTGAGACCCACGGCTGGGTCCTCTACGACCTCGGCTCCACCAACGGCACCCACGTCAACGGCCACCGAGTCACCGGCGGCGTCCCGGTCCACCCCGGCGACCAGGTCGCCTTCGGCAACCTGGCCTTCCGGCTGGCCGCAGGCTGA
- a CDS encoding AMP-binding protein — protein MDLLTALQGGFGDAPDALRIDGRPLSREHLLGAAGAVAARAAGARALAVLARPEAETVVAVVGGLLAGVPVVPVPPDAGPVERAHILRDSGAELLAGADEPVDGVEPLPVDLTETQAVSLPEPASERPAFVLYTSGTTGPPKGAVLSHRAVAADLDALAAAWAWTPEDTLVHGLPLFHVHGLVLGVLGALRTGSRLVHTGRPTPEAYARAGGSLYFGVPTVWSRVAADEPSARALAAARLLVSGSAPLPVPVFEKLAALSGHQPIERYGMTETLITVSTRADGERRPGSVGLPVAGVATRLVGEDGTPVPWDGESVGELQVSGPTLFDGYLNRAEADAEVRTSDGWFRTGDVATIAPDGFHRIVGRASVDLIKSGGFKIGAGEVEAALRDHPAVADAAVVGAPDADLGQAVVAFVVADGAVTGDQLTAFVAERLSVHKRPRRVVLVAELPRNAMGKVLKKRLLEG, from the coding sequence GTGGACTTGTTGACGGCACTTCAGGGCGGTTTCGGCGACGCCCCCGACGCCCTGCGGATCGACGGCCGGCCGCTGAGCCGGGAGCACCTGCTGGGCGCGGCGGGCGCGGTCGCGGCGCGGGCGGCCGGGGCTCGGGCCCTCGCCGTGCTGGCCCGACCCGAGGCGGAGACCGTGGTGGCCGTGGTCGGCGGCCTGCTGGCGGGCGTGCCGGTGGTGCCGGTGCCGCCGGACGCCGGTCCGGTGGAGCGGGCGCACATCCTGCGCGACTCCGGCGCGGAGCTGCTGGCGGGCGCCGACGAGCCGGTCGACGGTGTCGAGCCGCTGCCGGTGGACCTCACCGAGACGCAGGCCGTCAGCCTGCCCGAGCCCGCATCCGAGCGGCCCGCCTTCGTGCTCTACACCTCCGGCACCACCGGGCCGCCCAAGGGTGCGGTGCTCTCCCACCGCGCCGTGGCCGCCGACCTGGACGCGCTGGCCGCCGCCTGGGCCTGGACACCGGAGGACACCCTGGTGCACGGCCTGCCGCTGTTCCACGTGCACGGGCTGGTGCTCGGTGTACTGGGCGCGCTGCGGACCGGCAGCCGCCTGGTGCACACCGGCCGACCCACCCCCGAGGCGTACGCGCGAGCCGGCGGCAGCCTGTACTTCGGGGTGCCGACCGTCTGGTCCCGGGTCGCTGCTGACGAGCCGTCGGCCCGCGCGCTGGCCGCCGCCCGACTGCTGGTCTCCGGCAGCGCCCCGCTCCCCGTGCCGGTCTTCGAGAAGCTCGCCGCCCTCAGCGGCCACCAGCCGATCGAGCGCTACGGCATGACCGAGACCCTGATCACCGTCAGCACCCGCGCCGACGGCGAGCGCCGCCCGGGCAGCGTCGGCCTCCCGGTGGCGGGCGTCGCCACCCGACTGGTCGGCGAGGACGGCACACCCGTGCCCTGGGACGGCGAGAGCGTCGGCGAACTGCAGGTCAGCGGACCGACCCTGTTCGACGGCTACCTCAACCGCGCCGAAGCCGACGCCGAGGTCCGCACCTCCGACGGCTGGTTCCGCACCGGCGACGTCGCCACCATCGCCCCCGACGGCTTCCACCGCATCGTCGGGCGCGCCTCCGTCGACCTGATCAAGAGCGGCGGCTTCAAGATCGGCGCAGGCGAGGTGGAAGCGGCGCTGCGCGACCACCCGGCCGTGGCGGACGCCGCCGTGGTGGGCGCCCCGGACGCCGACCTCGGGCAGGCCGTGGTGGCCTTCGTGGTCGCGGACGGGGCGGTGACGGGAGACCAGCTGACCGCCTTCGTCGCCGAACGGCTGTCGGTGCACAAGCGCCCGCGGCGGGTGGTGCTGGTGGCGGAGCTGCCGCGGAACGCGATGGGGAAGGTGCTGAAGAAGCGGCTGTTGGAGGGTTAG
- a CDS encoding ROK family protein produces the protein MLRGQAVAGQALVAAIDIGGTKIAGALVGAEDGLLHHRTERPTRAGEGGQAVFAALTEVLAELRASADWSRVRLVGVGSAGPVDTVRGTVSPVNIPGWRDFPVVREVSFLADGLPTVLTGDGVAMAAAEHWRGAARGFDNALCLVVSTGVGGGLVLGGALYPGPSGNAGHIGHISVDLDGDPCPCGSRGCLEGLASGTAIARHALAAGWRPRGGGLVDISGGATAVAVAESARDGDPRALSAFARAGQALAAGIAATATLVELDVVVIGGGVAQAGDLLLGPLRARLAEYATLSYVRGLRICQAELATDAGLVGAAAAALWATEK, from the coding sequence ATGCTCCGTGGGCAGGCGGTGGCCGGTCAGGCCCTGGTGGCGGCGATCGACATCGGCGGGACGAAGATCGCCGGTGCGCTGGTCGGCGCCGAGGACGGCTTGCTGCACCACCGCACCGAGCGCCCGACCCGGGCCGGGGAGGGCGGCCAGGCGGTCTTCGCCGCGCTCACCGAGGTGCTGGCCGAGTTGCGGGCGAGTGCCGACTGGTCCCGGGTGCGGCTGGTCGGCGTCGGTAGTGCCGGGCCGGTGGACACCGTCCGGGGCACCGTCAGCCCGGTGAACATTCCCGGCTGGCGCGACTTCCCGGTGGTCCGCGAGGTCAGCTTCCTGGCCGACGGACTGCCGACCGTGCTGACCGGCGACGGTGTCGCGATGGCCGCCGCCGAGCACTGGCGCGGCGCGGCCCGCGGCTTCGACAACGCGCTCTGCCTGGTGGTGTCCACCGGTGTCGGCGGCGGTCTGGTGCTGGGCGGCGCGCTCTACCCGGGGCCGAGCGGCAACGCAGGCCACATCGGACACATCAGCGTCGACCTGGACGGCGACCCGTGCCCGTGCGGCAGCCGTGGCTGCCTGGAGGGCCTGGCCAGCGGCACCGCGATCGCCCGGCATGCGCTCGCCGCCGGCTGGCGACCGCGCGGCGGCGGGCTGGTGGACATCTCCGGCGGCGCGACGGCCGTCGCGGTGGCCGAGTCGGCGCGCGACGGTGATCCGCGCGCCCTGTCCGCCTTCGCCCGGGCCGGCCAGGCGCTGGCGGCCGGGATCGCGGCCACCGCGACCCTGGTCGAGCTGGACGTGGTGGTGATCGGCGGCGGCGTGGCCCAGGCCGGCGACCTGCTGCTCGGTCCGCTGCGGGCCCGGCTGGCCGAGTACGCGACGCTCTCCTACGTCCGGGGGCTGCGGATCTGCCAGGCCGAACTGGCCACCGACGCCGGGCTGGTGGGCGCCGCCGCGGCTGCCCTCTGGGCCACCGAGAAGTGA
- a CDS encoding DUF4332 domain-containing protein: protein MCATAQAYLDAGDPDRAEALYNSVPPVGPKSCAVRGLNLVDQQRVLAANEVAEGRRSLRAGHLDTAEESFHSALCADGANKDAIAGLAQIVALRGHSLPTASSNWDYFYGDWVRPVGKLLLPIAIGIAVLLAAASLASHWLVRPESVAWSKSRRGLMGGIGILLLAHSAVMLPVYPMFQPYDPGSTLLLTALLLAIALTLTVWVLTVLSARAITADKGNWRDVMADWRALLVSLPIVLGLGLALGLTALHGSDDHQILVAYGVLTVFGVLLTGAALGQLRRLQVVVQDHSGTTEVASTDYLLARMQSLGEETPLHLVATSALTPLSKLSSGDLSTLPTGRVVGALARVFFALRPDLTWRATVSVVDCNRVAVTITRNGRHASSEIISRPELGLLPIPTAGVDAEVKAAQERAKAQLITGAAACVLMRLSEVHHELKENLYGADNWRSITQQVIATSKSLIDHEEQQVPLLGQALNDDPGYLLARFEYLWAIFRHTPAEDRNHRQFALTVDRHLRTAPHDLKLLMGWPFLNIRILYSSATQWLNAYLHSGLTDTEALREARTSVGQLLRNCYTDSSRPPELGMLKERMRPFADNLQYCLMVLDGNLPLAPEAAHPHELDPLSPRLALHHACLDSFLLIHTNNRDWESKAVEDLRYALATPVDRTDALADPCLQQLKENAGFRNLVGLPPRSFLDLAVLANYRAKLLHENITTSRHLELRTATPALCKALATQLQITLTEAERLRDLAELAQFDQDLKHPGALHLLHAINVDSREDLNELAQRDPKELIRSLRRAATEANLSALPAVRTPWRWLYKIGVDPARVRDAQDADRPPNSLG from the coding sequence GTGTGTGCGACCGCCCAGGCGTACCTGGACGCTGGCGACCCGGATCGTGCGGAGGCGCTGTACAACTCAGTGCCGCCGGTGGGCCCGAAGTCCTGCGCCGTCCGTGGGCTGAACCTCGTCGACCAGCAGCGGGTGCTGGCCGCCAACGAGGTAGCCGAAGGGCGGAGGTCACTCCGCGCGGGCCACCTGGACACCGCCGAGGAGTCCTTCCACTCCGCGCTCTGTGCCGACGGCGCGAACAAGGACGCCATCGCCGGGCTTGCACAGATCGTCGCGCTGAGAGGGCACTCACTGCCGACGGCATCGTCGAATTGGGACTACTTCTACGGCGATTGGGTGCGGCCCGTCGGGAAGCTGCTGCTACCGATCGCCATCGGGATCGCGGTCCTGCTGGCTGCGGCGAGCCTCGCCTCGCACTGGCTGGTCCGGCCGGAGTCGGTGGCTTGGAGCAAGAGTCGACGCGGGCTGATGGGCGGGATCGGGATCCTCCTGCTGGCCCACTCCGCGGTCATGCTGCCCGTATACCCGATGTTCCAACCGTACGACCCGGGCAGCACACTACTGCTGACCGCGCTGCTCCTGGCCATCGCGCTGACTCTGACCGTCTGGGTACTGACGGTCCTGTCCGCCCGCGCCATCACGGCGGACAAAGGAAACTGGCGGGATGTCATGGCGGACTGGCGGGCGCTGCTGGTCTCCCTCCCGATTGTCCTCGGCCTGGGTCTCGCGCTGGGCCTCACCGCGTTGCACGGGTCGGACGACCACCAGATCCTGGTCGCCTACGGTGTCCTGACCGTCTTCGGCGTCTTGCTGACCGGTGCCGCCCTCGGCCAGCTGCGGCGGCTGCAGGTGGTGGTGCAGGACCACAGCGGGACGACCGAGGTAGCGTCAACAGACTATCTGCTGGCCCGAATGCAGAGCCTGGGCGAAGAGACACCCCTGCACCTGGTCGCGACCTCGGCGCTCACCCCGCTGTCCAAGCTGTCCAGCGGGGACCTGAGCACACTGCCGACCGGCCGCGTAGTCGGAGCACTCGCCCGGGTGTTCTTCGCCCTGCGCCCCGATCTCACGTGGCGAGCCACAGTCTCCGTCGTCGACTGCAACCGAGTGGCGGTCACCATCACCCGCAACGGACGGCACGCCAGCAGCGAGATCATCAGCCGACCGGAACTCGGGCTGCTCCCGATCCCGACCGCCGGTGTCGACGCTGAGGTCAAAGCCGCCCAGGAGCGCGCCAAGGCGCAGTTGATCACCGGTGCCGCCGCCTGCGTTCTCATGCGGCTCAGCGAGGTTCACCACGAGCTCAAGGAGAATCTGTACGGCGCCGACAACTGGCGCAGCATCACCCAGCAGGTCATCGCCACCAGCAAGTCGCTCATCGACCACGAGGAGCAGCAGGTGCCGCTCCTCGGTCAGGCGCTCAACGACGATCCCGGCTATCTGCTGGCCCGCTTCGAATACCTCTGGGCGATCTTCCGGCACACACCCGCCGAGGATCGCAACCACCGACAGTTCGCGTTGACGGTCGACCGGCATCTCAGGACTGCCCCCCATGACCTCAAGCTCCTGATGGGATGGCCGTTCCTGAACATCCGGATCCTTTACAGCAGTGCCACCCAATGGCTGAACGCCTACCTGCACAGCGGGCTCACCGACACCGAGGCGCTGAGAGAAGCGAGGACCTCTGTCGGCCAACTGCTGAGGAACTGCTACACCGACAGCAGCCGACCGCCGGAGCTCGGGATGCTCAAGGAGCGGATGCGCCCGTTCGCCGACAATCTGCAGTACTGCCTCATGGTCCTTGACGGGAACCTACCGCTGGCACCCGAGGCTGCTCATCCCCACGAGCTCGACCCGCTCTCGCCGCGCCTTGCCTTGCACCACGCCTGCCTCGACAGCTTCCTGCTCATCCACACCAACAATCGGGACTGGGAGAGCAAGGCCGTCGAGGATCTGCGGTACGCCTTGGCCACCCCTGTGGACCGCACGGATGCCTTGGCCGACCCGTGCCTGCAGCAACTCAAGGAGAACGCCGGCTTCCGGAACCTGGTCGGTCTTCCTCCGAGGAGCTTCCTCGACCTCGCCGTCCTCGCCAACTATCGGGCGAAGCTGCTCCACGAGAACATCACCACCTCCCGGCACCTGGAGCTCCGCACCGCCACCCCGGCCCTGTGCAAGGCCCTGGCCACTCAGCTGCAGATCACTCTGACCGAAGCCGAACGCCTCCGTGACCTCGCCGAACTCGCCCAATTCGATCAGGACCTCAAGCACCCCGGTGCGCTGCACCTCCTGCACGCCATCAACGTCGACTCCCGCGAGGACCTGAACGAGCTGGCGCAGCGCGATCCGAAGGAGCTGATCCGCAGCCTGCGGCGAGCAGCCACCGAGGCCAACCTCTCCGCTCTGCCCGCAGTGCGGACACCCTGGCGCTGGCTGTACAAGATCGGCGTGGACCCGGCCCGAGTGCGGGACGCCCAGGATGCCGACCGCCCCCCGAACTCCCTCGGCTAA